One genomic segment of Brevibacillus laterosporus LMG 15441 includes these proteins:
- a CDS encoding ParB/RepB/Spo0J family partition protein, giving the protein MSKRLGKGLGALITSNLIEESEQVTDVEISEIRPNPYQPRKEFEPKALQELGESIKIHGIIQPLIVRKSIKGYELVAGERRLRAAKLAGLKKVPVVIKNYTDQQIMELALIENLQRENLNPMEEAEAYFKLMEHCSYTQEELAQKVGKSRPHVTNIMRLLQLPDKIKELVATSSLSMGHARALIPVEDADLQWKLARDVIKYEWTVRQLEETVKQLHVSRETKKKKPATKEKVYVQWEQRLQNRFGTGVQINKTNKKGKIEIEFYSDDDLQRILDILQIEE; this is encoded by the coding sequence ATGAGTAAACGCTTGGGAAAAGGGTTAGGCGCCTTAATAACCTCTAATTTGATTGAAGAGAGCGAGCAAGTTACAGACGTCGAAATCAGTGAGATCCGTCCCAATCCATACCAGCCTCGTAAAGAATTTGAACCAAAAGCTCTGCAGGAACTAGGGGAATCTATCAAGATTCATGGCATCATTCAGCCTTTAATCGTCCGAAAGAGTATTAAAGGATATGAGTTAGTGGCGGGAGAACGACGTCTGCGTGCTGCTAAATTGGCAGGCTTAAAGAAAGTTCCTGTCGTTATCAAAAACTATACAGACCAACAGATTATGGAGCTTGCTCTCATTGAAAATTTGCAGCGGGAAAACTTAAATCCGATGGAAGAAGCCGAGGCATATTTTAAATTAATGGAGCATTGTTCCTATACCCAAGAGGAATTAGCACAAAAAGTAGGGAAAAGTCGCCCCCATGTAACCAATATCATGCGATTGTTACAGTTGCCTGATAAAATAAAAGAGCTAGTCGCTACGTCTTCCTTATCCATGGGACATGCGAGAGCGTTGATTCCTGTAGAAGATGCAGATTTACAATGGAAATTGGCTCGTGATGTGATTAAGTACGAATGGACGGTACGCCAATTGGAGGAAACGGTGAAACAACTGCATGTTTCACGTGAAACCAAAAAGAAAAAGCCTGCTACAAAGGAAAAGGTATACGTTCAATGGGAGCAACGTCTACAGAATCGTTTTGGAACGGGTGTTCAAATCAATAAAACGAATAAAAAGGGAAAGATAGAAATAGAATTTTACTCCGATGACGATCTGCAACGCATTCTTGATATTTTGCAAATAGAAGAGTAA
- a CDS encoding ParA family protein, with the protein MGKVIAVANQKGGVGKTTTAVNLSACLASIGKKVLLVDIDPQGNATSGVGINKADVRYCVYDVLINDISPIETTLPTEIEGLSIIPATIQLAGAEIELVPTISREIRLKKALEVVKDNYDFVIIDCPPSLGILTVNSLTASDSVIIPIQCEYYALEGLSQLLNTVRLVQKHLNANLAIEGVLLTMLDARTNLGIQVIDEVKKYFQDKVYQTIIPRNVRLSEAPSHGQAIISYDPRSRGAEVYTELAKEVVGI; encoded by the coding sequence TTGGGGAAAGTAATTGCAGTAGCCAATCAGAAAGGCGGCGTTGGTAAAACAACCACTGCTGTGAATCTAAGCGCTTGCTTGGCTAGTATAGGCAAAAAGGTTTTATTAGTGGATATCGATCCACAAGGGAATGCTACAAGTGGTGTTGGTATTAATAAAGCCGATGTACGTTATTGCGTATACGATGTACTAATTAATGACATCAGTCCAATTGAAACAACTCTGCCCACTGAGATTGAGGGGTTATCTATTATCCCTGCTACGATACAATTAGCAGGTGCAGAAATAGAGCTAGTACCTACCATTTCACGAGAAATTCGCTTAAAAAAGGCACTAGAGGTCGTGAAAGATAACTATGATTTTGTTATTATAGATTGCCCTCCGTCTTTAGGGATTCTTACAGTCAATTCGCTGACAGCCTCTGACTCGGTGATCATTCCTATTCAATGTGAATATTATGCGCTTGAGGGGCTTAGTCAGCTTTTAAATACAGTTCGATTAGTTCAAAAGCATTTAAATGCTAATCTAGCTATTGAAGGAGTATTGTTAACGATGCTAGATGCGCGTACGAATTTAGGCATTCAAGTAATTGATGAGGTAAAAAAATATTTCCAAGATAAAGTGTATCAAACAATTATTCCACGCAATGTGCGACTAAGTGAAGCACCATCGCATGGACAAGCAATTATCAGCTATGATCCACGTTCGAGAGGGGCCGAAGTTTATACTGAATTGGCTAAGGAAGTGGTCGGTATATGA
- the noc gene encoding nucleoid occlusion protein: MTVKNQFSRLFGLSDKAENEEIKQIPVDEIVPNPYQPRTVFDDGKIEELCQTIKTHGIIQPIVVRVRNNQFEIIAGERRWRASKKIGMERIPAIVKDFNDTQTASIALIENLQREGLTAIEEAYAYQKLIDLHNLTQESLAQRLGKGQSTIANKLRLLHLPQQIQEALMARRITERHARALIPLKDAELQIKLLEEISLRELNVKQTETRVKQLLEMMDNPKPEKEKRGRFKAFSRDSRIAINTVRQSIDMVIQTGLPVETNEEDYDEYYQFTIRIPKNQKPQS; this comes from the coding sequence ATGACAGTAAAAAATCAATTTTCACGTTTGTTTGGTCTCTCGGATAAAGCGGAAAACGAGGAGATTAAGCAAATCCCAGTTGATGAGATTGTCCCCAATCCTTATCAGCCTAGAACTGTGTTTGACGATGGGAAAATTGAAGAATTGTGCCAAACCATTAAGACACATGGTATTATTCAACCGATTGTGGTTCGTGTTCGTAATAACCAGTTTGAGATCATTGCGGGAGAGCGCAGATGGCGTGCATCAAAGAAAATCGGTATGGAACGGATACCCGCTATTGTAAAAGATTTTAATGATACACAGACAGCTTCTATTGCTTTAATCGAGAATTTACAACGTGAAGGATTAACGGCCATTGAAGAGGCCTATGCTTATCAAAAACTGATTGACCTTCATAATCTAACGCAGGAGAGCTTAGCGCAACGATTGGGCAAAGGGCAATCGACCATCGCTAATAAATTACGGCTTTTACACTTGCCTCAACAAATTCAGGAAGCTCTCATGGCAAGACGGATTACAGAGCGACACGCACGTGCTTTGATACCGTTAAAGGATGCAGAGCTACAGATTAAGCTATTAGAAGAGATTTCTTTGCGGGAGCTTAATGTGAAGCAAACGGAAACCAGAGTGAAGCAATTATTAGAAATGATGGACAATCCTAAGCCTGAGAAGGAAAAACGGGGAAGATTTAAGGCCTTTTCACGTGATTCGCGCATTGCTATCAATACTGTGCGTCAATCTATTGATATGGTGATTCAAACAGGTCTGCCTGTGGAAACCAATGAAGAGGATTACGATGAATATTATCAATTTACGATTCGTATCCCTAAAAATCAAAAACCTCAGTCATAA
- the rsmG gene encoding 16S rRNA (guanine(527)-N(7))-methyltransferase RsmG: MSKQDFSARLQEKGIVLTSEQLDQFDQYYRLLVEWNEKMNLTGITEEDEVYNKHFYDSISLAFYVPLQDMKKMADVGGGAGFPSIPLKICFPHLQMTIIDSLQKRMNFLSHVGTELGLTDLYPVHGRAEEIGQDKKYREQFDIVSARAVARLNLLAEFCLPLVKQNGLFASMKGPDVTLELNEAKRAIKLLGGKTRKVESFELPDEAGERNIILINKIETTPKTYPRRPGIPAKKPLL; this comes from the coding sequence ATGAGCAAACAGGATTTTTCTGCACGCCTACAAGAAAAAGGGATTGTGCTTACTTCCGAACAATTGGACCAGTTTGATCAATATTATCGTCTATTGGTCGAATGGAACGAAAAAATGAATTTAACGGGCATTACCGAAGAGGATGAGGTATATAATAAGCACTTTTATGACTCCATTTCTTTAGCGTTTTATGTTCCGTTGCAGGATATGAAGAAAATGGCCGATGTAGGAGGAGGTGCTGGTTTTCCAAGCATTCCGCTGAAGATTTGCTTCCCTCATTTACAGATGACCATCATTGATTCCTTGCAAAAACGTATGAATTTCCTAAGTCATGTGGGTACAGAACTAGGCCTGACGGATTTGTATCCTGTGCATGGAAGAGCAGAAGAGATTGGACAGGATAAAAAGTACCGTGAACAGTTCGATATCGTATCAGCCAGAGCAGTGGCACGATTGAATTTATTAGCAGAGTTTTGTCTGCCGTTGGTTAAGCAAAACGGCTTGTTCGCTTCCATGAAGGGCCCGGACGTTACGCTTGAACTAAATGAGGCGAAACGGGCTATTAAGCTACTTGGTGGTAAAACCCGTAAGGTAGAGAGCTTTGAGCTACCTGACGAAGCGGGGGAGAGAAATATCATTCTTATCAACAAAATAGAGACAACTCCCAAAACATATCCGCGTCGTCCAGGCATTCCGGCTAAAAAGCCATTGCTATAG
- the mnmG gene encoding tRNA uridine-5-carboxymethylaminomethyl(34) synthesis enzyme MnmG — translation MSTTYNGGEFDVIVIGAGHAGCESALAAARMGCQTLLITINLDAVAYMPCNPSVGGPAKGHVVREIDALGGEMGKNTDKTYIQMRMLNTGKGPAVHALRAQADKFAYQHEMKKTIENTPNLILRQAMVEELIVNNGVCEGVITNTGAQYKAKAVVVTTGTYLRGKIIIGDLQYESGPNNMRPSVRLAEHLKELGFELVRFKTGTPPRVHKSSVDFSKMEIQPGDEEPRAFSYETTASIPEQLPCWLTYTNLETHEVIQDNLHRAPMYSGAIEGTGPRYCPSIEDKVVRFNDKPRHQIFLEPEGRHTEEMYVQGLSTSLPEDVQLSMLRSMDGMENAKMMRPGYAIEYDSIVPTQLWPSLETKLIEGLFTAGQINGTSGYEEAAGQGLMAGINAARKVQGKPPVILGREEAYMGVLIDDLVTKGTNEPYRLLTSRAEYRLLLRHDNADMRLTDIGYEIGLISKERHNKFQQKRELVAKEKERLHSTRIRPENELAQEVLREAGTPELTEVIDLAQLLRRPEVTYEHIHRISPAPEELDVDVREQVEIQVKYDGYIRKSLAQVEKMKKVEEKLIPKRIDYTAISGMSKEAREKLQKIRPLNIGQASRISGVTPADISVLMIYMEQFHRMLNQAAE, via the coding sequence ATGAGCACAACATACAACGGCGGGGAGTTTGACGTAATTGTTATCGGAGCGGGTCATGCAGGGTGTGAATCTGCGTTGGCAGCTGCTCGCATGGGATGTCAAACACTGCTTATCACGATCAATCTAGACGCTGTAGCCTATATGCCTTGTAACCCGTCAGTAGGTGGCCCTGCAAAAGGACACGTAGTTCGTGAAATTGACGCTTTAGGCGGCGAGATGGGTAAAAATACAGATAAAACCTATATCCAAATGCGGATGCTTAATACAGGAAAAGGCCCGGCTGTTCATGCGTTGCGTGCGCAAGCGGATAAGTTTGCATACCAGCATGAAATGAAGAAAACGATTGAAAATACGCCAAATCTCATTTTGCGTCAAGCGATGGTTGAGGAGCTAATTGTAAATAACGGCGTGTGCGAAGGGGTTATTACCAACACTGGGGCACAGTATAAAGCGAAGGCAGTCGTCGTTACCACAGGAACATACTTACGTGGAAAGATTATTATTGGTGATCTTCAGTATGAAAGTGGACCAAATAACATGCGTCCTTCCGTGCGTTTGGCTGAGCATTTAAAAGAATTGGGCTTTGAGCTCGTTCGTTTTAAAACCGGGACACCGCCTCGCGTGCATAAAAGTAGCGTTGATTTCTCCAAGATGGAAATTCAGCCAGGTGATGAGGAACCACGTGCATTTTCATACGAAACAACAGCTTCGATTCCTGAGCAATTACCATGTTGGTTAACATATACGAATCTGGAAACTCATGAAGTGATTCAGGACAATCTGCATCGTGCTCCGATGTATTCTGGTGCAATTGAAGGAACCGGGCCACGTTATTGTCCATCTATAGAGGATAAAGTAGTACGTTTCAATGACAAACCGCGTCATCAAATCTTCCTGGAGCCAGAGGGTCGTCATACAGAAGAGATGTACGTACAAGGTTTGTCAACCAGTCTGCCAGAGGATGTTCAGTTAAGCATGCTTCGTTCTATGGACGGTATGGAAAATGCTAAAATGATGCGTCCTGGTTATGCCATTGAGTATGATTCCATTGTGCCTACACAATTGTGGCCTTCATTGGAAACCAAATTGATAGAAGGTCTGTTTACAGCAGGACAGATTAATGGTACATCAGGCTATGAAGAGGCAGCAGGACAAGGTCTAATGGCAGGGATAAATGCAGCTCGTAAGGTACAGGGAAAACCTCCAGTGATCTTAGGTCGCGAGGAAGCATATATGGGTGTTCTTATTGATGATCTAGTTACCAAGGGAACGAATGAACCTTATCGTCTGTTAACCTCTCGTGCGGAATACCGTCTCTTGCTTCGTCATGATAATGCAGATATGCGTTTAACTGACATTGGTTACGAAATTGGTTTAATCAGTAAAGAACGCCACAACAAATTTCAACAAAAACGCGAGCTAGTAGCAAAGGAAAAGGAACGTCTGCATTCAACTCGGATTCGTCCAGAAAACGAATTGGCTCAGGAGGTACTTCGAGAAGCAGGTACTCCTGAACTGACAGAGGTGATTGATCTAGCTCAATTATTACGTCGTCCAGAGGTAACGTATGAGCATATCCACCGCATTTCTCCTGCTCCAGAAGAGTTAGATGTAGATGTTCGTGAGCAAGTAGAAATTCAAGTCAAATACGACGGATATATTCGTAAATCGTTAGCTCAAGTAGAAAAAATGAAAAAGGTGGAGGAAAAGCTCATTCCGAAAAGGATCGACTATACCGCTATTTCCGGTATGTCGAAGGAAGCGCGTGAAAAGCTACAAAAAATTCGTCCACTAAACATTGGTCAAGCATCACGTATTTCCGGTGTAACACCAGCTGATATCTCTGTATTGATGATTTATATGGAGCAATTTCATCGCATGCTAAACCAAGCCGCTGAATAG
- the mnmE gene encoding tRNA uridine-5-carboxymethylaminomethyl(34) synthesis GTPase MnmE, with protein MNMDTIAGVATPMGEGGIAVIRVSGDDAISIVDKIYRGKNKLSTVDSHTIHYGALVDPVANEQVEEVLVSVMKAPRTFTREDVVEINCHGGLISVEKVLDLVLEHGARLAEPGEFTKRAFLNGRIDLSQAEAVIDLIRAKTDKALKVALSQVEGKLSKLIKGLRQELIEAMAHIEVTLDYPEHDVEEFTQNFLLGKCEEVKQQVARLLQTAKQGKILREGLSTAIIGRPNVGKSSLLNSFVQEDKAIVTEIAGTTRDVIEEYVNVRGVPLRLIDTAGIRETDDIVEKIGVEKSRQILQQVDLVLLMVNYNEFLNDDDLAIFEAAKGLQVIIIVNKTDLEQKLDIDKIKEAFPSAPLILTSIKEEKGIDQLEQAIAHLFFTGRVQQEDMTYVSNARHINLLRQAEQAMADAIDGVHQQMPVDMVQIDIKKAWELLGEVIGESVGEDLIDQIFSQFCLGK; from the coding sequence GTGAATATGGATACGATTGCAGGTGTGGCCACGCCCATGGGGGAAGGTGGAATTGCAGTCATTCGCGTGAGTGGCGATGATGCAATTTCGATTGTGGATAAAATCTATCGAGGTAAAAATAAGTTATCCACTGTGGATAGTCATACGATACATTATGGTGCGCTGGTAGATCCCGTTGCTAATGAGCAAGTAGAGGAAGTACTAGTTTCTGTTATGAAGGCACCACGTACTTTTACACGGGAGGATGTAGTGGAAATCAATTGCCATGGAGGTTTGATTTCTGTAGAGAAGGTCCTCGATCTGGTGCTGGAGCATGGAGCAAGATTGGCAGAACCGGGGGAATTTACGAAAAGGGCCTTCTTAAACGGCCGTATTGATTTATCACAAGCGGAAGCCGTTATTGACCTGATTCGGGCTAAAACGGATAAAGCTTTAAAGGTAGCCTTATCACAAGTAGAGGGAAAGCTGTCCAAGCTAATTAAGGGCCTGCGTCAGGAATTAATAGAAGCAATGGCTCATATTGAGGTAACGCTTGATTATCCTGAGCATGATGTAGAAGAGTTCACCCAGAATTTCCTCCTAGGTAAGTGTGAGGAGGTAAAACAACAAGTGGCTCGTTTACTACAAACGGCTAAACAAGGTAAAATCCTGCGCGAGGGATTATCTACTGCGATTATCGGAAGGCCTAACGTTGGAAAATCGTCATTATTAAATAGCTTTGTACAGGAAGATAAGGCGATTGTAACAGAGATTGCTGGGACGACTCGCGACGTTATCGAGGAATATGTAAATGTAAGAGGGGTTCCTCTTCGTCTAATTGATACAGCTGGAATTCGGGAGACAGATGACATTGTTGAAAAAATCGGGGTAGAAAAGTCTCGCCAAATTCTTCAACAAGTCGATTTAGTGCTGCTTATGGTAAACTATAATGAGTTTTTAAACGATGATGATCTCGCTATTTTTGAGGCTGCTAAAGGCTTGCAGGTCATCATTATCGTCAATAAAACTGATTTAGAGCAAAAGCTGGATATAGATAAGATAAAAGAGGCTTTTCCGAGTGCACCTTTGATTTTAACGTCCATCAAGGAAGAGAAGGGAATCGATCAGTTAGAGCAAGCTATCGCCCATCTATTCTTTACAGGTCGTGTCCAACAGGAAGATATGACATATGTCAGCAACGCCCGCCATATTAATTTGCTGCGTCAAGCCGAACAGGCTATGGCAGATGCTATTGACGGCGTTCATCAACAAATGCCGGTAGATATGGTGCAGATAGATATTAAAAAGGCGTGGGAGTTATTAGGAGAAGTAATCGGAGAGAGTGTTGGCGAGGACTTAATTGATCAGATTTTCTCCCAATTCTGTCTCGGTAAATAG
- the jag gene encoding RNA-binding cell elongation regulator Jag/EloR: MKKALASAKTIDEAVEKALRELGVSRDRVNVRVLEEPSKGFLGLIGTRDAKVEVEVQYDPIEEGRGFLADVLKQMNLNVKIDSQKQSEGTVFHMIGEDLGMVIGRRGQTLDSLQYLVNVVANKHAEKHVRIILDAENYRAKRREALEKLAYRLAQKAIHTKRNVRLEPMTAAERKVIHAFLQTRTDVITFSEGEEPHRYIVVAPKTKEKEASR; encoded by the coding sequence GTGAAAAAAGCGCTAGCTTCAGCCAAAACGATTGATGAAGCTGTTGAAAAGGCACTGCGAGAACTTGGAGTATCAAGAGACAGAGTAAATGTTCGCGTACTAGAAGAGCCAAGTAAAGGATTTCTTGGTTTGATAGGTACGAGAGATGCAAAAGTAGAAGTGGAAGTACAGTATGATCCGATTGAAGAGGGACGCGGATTTTTAGCTGATGTGTTAAAGCAAATGAACCTCAATGTGAAAATCGATTCCCAAAAACAATCAGAAGGTACCGTTTTCCACATGATTGGTGAAGATCTGGGCATGGTGATTGGTCGACGTGGTCAGACATTGGATTCCTTGCAATATTTGGTTAACGTTGTAGCCAATAAACATGCAGAAAAGCACGTTCGCATTATTTTAGATGCAGAAAATTATCGAGCAAAGCGCAGAGAGGCACTAGAGAAATTAGCTTATCGTCTTGCTCAAAAAGCGATTCACACCAAACGAAATGTACGTTTGGAACCAATGACAGCGGCAGAACGAAAAGTGATTCACGCCTTTTTGCAAACACGTACTGATGTCATTACATTTAGTGAAGGTGAAGAACCGCATCGTTATATTGTTGTTGCACCGAAAACAAAGGAAAAAGAAGCCTCACGTTAG
- the yidC gene encoding membrane protein insertase YidC codes for MSSRIRYVLLLGFLMVILAGCGTDIAHPPPIGPESTGIWDKFFVYPLSWLIKESALLLGGSFGLGILVATILIRTLTLPLNVKQIKSSKAMQVIQPELQKIRDKYKNDPQRVQQETMLLFQKNNINPLAGCLPLLVQMPILIAFYNAIIRTSEIREQSFLWMQLGEKDPFFILPVLAALTTFLQQKMMGSAMQNNPQMQMMLYMMPIMILVISMTLPSALALYWVYGNIYMIIQTYFLYKDNRTTQKSPKGGASK; via the coding sequence TTGAGTAGTCGTATTCGCTATGTCCTTCTGCTTGGATTCCTTATGGTAATTCTGGCAGGATGTGGGACTGATATTGCACATCCTCCGCCAATTGGTCCTGAATCAACTGGAATCTGGGATAAATTCTTCGTTTATCCGCTATCTTGGCTGATCAAGGAATCCGCACTTTTACTTGGCGGTAGCTTCGGGCTTGGAATTTTGGTTGCGACGATTTTAATTCGTACGTTGACATTGCCACTTAACGTGAAGCAAATTAAATCTTCCAAGGCAATGCAGGTCATTCAACCAGAACTTCAAAAAATCCGAGATAAGTACAAGAATGATCCACAAAGAGTACAGCAAGAGACCATGTTATTATTCCAAAAAAATAACATTAACCCACTGGCAGGATGTTTACCGTTATTGGTACAAATGCCTATTCTTATTGCTTTTTATAATGCGATTATTCGCACGAGCGAAATTCGAGAGCAATCGTTTTTATGGATGCAGCTAGGTGAAAAGGACCCGTTCTTTATCTTGCCAGTATTAGCTGCTCTGACAACATTCCTGCAACAAAAAATGATGGGTTCTGCGATGCAAAACAACCCTCAAATGCAAATGATGTTGTACATGATGCCTATCATGATTTTGGTAATTTCTATGACGTTACCTTCTGCCCTTGCTTTGTATTGGGTATACGGTAACATCTATATGATTATCCAAACGTATTTCTTATACAAAGATAACCGTACTACTCAGAAAAGTCCCAAGGGGGGAGCTTCCAAGTGA
- the yidD gene encoding membrane protein insertion efficiency factor YidD, translated as MKKFLIGFIRFYQKFISPLKPPTCRFAPTCSFYAIEAIRRFGVWKGGWLAIVRIAKCHPFHPGGIDPVPEKHK; from the coding sequence ATGAAGAAATTTTTGATTGGGTTTATCCGCTTTTATCAGAAATTTATTTCACCATTAAAGCCTCCAACCTGTCGATTTGCGCCTACGTGTTCCTTTTATGCGATTGAAGCCATACGCCGTTTTGGTGTATGGAAGGGTGGGTGGTTAGCTATTGTGCGAATTGCTAAATGTCATCCCTTTCATCCAGGAGGAATTGATCCAGTACCAGAGAAACATAAATAA